Proteins co-encoded in one Sus scrofa isolate TJ Tabasco breed Duroc chromosome 14, Sscrofa11.1, whole genome shotgun sequence genomic window:
- the EXOC8 gene encoding exocyst complex component 8 — MAMAMSDSGASRLRRQLESGSFEARLYVKQLSQQSDGDRDLQEHRQRIQALAEETAQNLKRNVYQNYRQFIETAREISYLESEMYQLSHLLTEQKSNLESIPLTLLPAAAAAAAGAATASGGEEGGGSAGGRDHLRGQAGFFPSPGGASRDSSGPGEEGKQRTLTTLLEKVEGCRHLLETPGQYLVYNGDLVEYEADHMAQLQRVHGFLMNDCLLVATWLPQRRGMYRYDALYPLDGLAVVNVKDNPPMKDMFKLLMFPESRIFQAENAKIKREWLEVLEETKRALSEKRRREQEEAAAPRGPPQVTSKASNPFEDEDDDEPAVPEAEEEKVDLSMEWIQELPEDLDVCIAQRDFEGAVDLLDKLNQYLEDKPSPPAVKELRARVDERVRQLTEVLVFELSPDRSLRGGPKATRRAVSQLIRLGQCTKACELFLRNRAAAVHTAIRQLRIEGATLLYIHKLCHVFFTSLLETAREFEADFAGTDGGCYSAFVVWARSALGTFAAAFSKQVFDSKESLSTAAECVKVAKEHCQQLGDIGLDLTFIIHTLLVKDIQGALHSYKEIIIEATKHRNSEEMWRRMNLMTPEALGKLKEEMKSCGVRNFEQYTGDDCWVNLSYTVVAFTKQTMGFLEEALKLYFPELHMVLLESLVEIILVAVQHVDYSLRCEQDPEKKNFIRQNASFLYETVLPVVEKRFEEGVGKPAKQLQDLRNASRLIRVNPESTTSVV, encoded by the coding sequence ATGGCGATGGCGATGTCAGACAGTGGGGCGAGCCGCCTGCGGCGGCAGCTGGAGTCGGGCAGCTTCGAGGCGCGGCTGTACGTGAAGCAGCTCTCGCAGCAGTCGGACGGGGACCGGGACCTGCAGGAGCACCGGCAGCGCATCCAGGCGCTGGCGGAGGAGACGGCGCAGAACCTGAAGCGTAACGTCTACCAGAACTACCGGCAGTTCATAGAGACGGCCCGCGAGATCTCCTACCTGGAGAGCGAGATGTACCAGCTTAGCCATCTGCTGACCGAGCAGAAGAGCAACCTGGAGAGCATCCCGCTCACCCTGCTGCCGGCCGCCGCCGCAGCCGCTGCTGGGGCCGCCACCGCCTccggaggggaggagggtggaggcagCGCGGGGGGCCGCGATCACCTCCGGGGCCAGGCTGGCTTTTTCCCAAGTCCCGGGGGCGCCTCCCGCGACAGTTCTGGTCCGGGCGAGGAAGGGAAGCAGCGCACTCTTACCACTCTGCTGGAGAAGGTGGAAGGCTGCAGGCACCTGCTGGAGACGCCGGGACAGTACCTGGTGTACAACGGGGACCTGGTGGAATACGAGGCGGATCATATGGCCCAGTTGCAGCGAGTGCACGGCTTTCTCATGAACGACTGTTTGCTGGTGGCCACCTGGTTGCCACAGCGGCGGGGGATGTATCGCTACGACGCCCTCTATCCCCTGGATGGTTTGGCCGTAGTCAATGTCAAGGACAATCCCCCCATGAAGGACATGTTCAAGTTGCTAATGTTTCCCGAGAGTCGTATTTTTCAGGCGGAAAATGCAAAAATCAAACGCGAGTGGCTGGAAGTGTTGGAGGAAACCAAGAGGGCCCTCAGTGAGAAAAGACgcagggagcaggaggaggcagcGGCCCCTCGAGGGCCACCCCAAGTGACTTCCAAGGCCAGCAACCCGTTTGAAGATGAAGACGACGACGAACCAGCTGTTCCTGAGGCGGAAGAAGAGAAGGTGGACCTCTCAATGGAATGGATCCAGGAATTGCCCGAAGACCTGGATGTTTGCATCGCCCAGAGGGACTTTGAAGGGGCCGTTGACCTGCTGGATAAGTTGAACCAGTACCTGGAAGATAAGCCCAGTCCACCTGCTGTAAAAGAACTGAGGGCCAGAGTGGATGAGCGTGTCCGCCAGCTCACCGAGGTGCTGGTTTTTGAACTCTCCCCGGATCGGTCCCTGAGAGGCGGTCCCAAGGCTACGCGTCGGGCCGTTTCTCAACTAATCCGGCTTGGCCAGTGCACTAAGGCTTGCGAGCTGTTCTTGAGAAACAGGGCAGCAGCTGTGCATACCGCAATCCGCCAGCTTCGCATCGAGGGTGCCACCTTACTCTATATTCACAAGCTCTGCCACGTCTTCTTCACCAGCCTTCTCGAGACGGCCAGGGAGTTTGAGGCGGACTTCGCAGGCACCGACGGGGGCTGCTACTCGGCCTTCGTGGTCTGGGCGAGGTCAGCCCTGGGCACGTTTGCGGCTGCCTTTAGCAAACAGGTGTTCGACAGTAAGGAGAGCCTCTCCACTGCAGCTGAGTGTGTGAAGGTGGCCAAGGAGCATTGTCAGCAGCTGGGTGACATCGGGCTAGACCTCACCTTCATCATCCACACCCTCCTGGTGAAAGACATCCAGGGGGCCTTGCACAGCTACAAGGAAATCATCATCGAAGCCACTAAGCATCGCAACTCAGAGGAGATGTGGAGGAGGATGAACTTGATGACTCCAGAGGCCCTGGGTAAACTCAAAGAGGAGATGAAGAGCTGTGGGGTGAGGAACTTTGAGCAGTACACGGGGGATGACTGCTGGGTGAACCTGAGTTACACGGTGGTGGCTTTCACCAAACAGACCATGGGCTTCTTGGAAGAGGCGCTGAAGCTGTATTTCCCGGAGCTGCACATGGTGCTGTTGGAGAGCCTGGTGGAAATCATTTTGGTTGCTGTTCAGCATGTGGATTACAGTCTTCGGTGTGAGCAGGATCCAGAGAAGAAGAATTTTATCAGACAGAATGCATCCTTTCTGTACGAAACAGTCCTGCCTGTGGTGGAGAAAAGGTTTGAGGAAGGTGTGGGGAAACCCGCCAAGCAACTTCAGGACCTGAGAAATGCATCGAGACTGATTCGTGTGAATCCCGAAAGTACAACGTCAGTGGTCTGA